One Plasmodium berghei ANKA genome assembly, chromosome: 13 genomic region harbors:
- a CDS encoding exosome complex component RRP42, putative yields the protein MSSLKYIEEGINSNIRVDGRTLLTYRTIEINKSILVSADGSSSVMNEENNVICGIKLSLLPPEQHSIDEGFVNLQIDCPASVASNRIKKEHLQIMTSIIYDLCIKNNIDKKKLCVLPSKFVWGIDINVMVLNGGGGLLDIISIAIYVALNDMNIPVVKAPKKIDELNMFHNTKSKEYELEIVENEKLPFPCENIPICISIGEINNKYIYDMSKIEEELVENVFVVAVTSSGKCVAFHKLYGISMEVSSILNMSENSVKISQNLFKKINEAIDKIQTNTIHA from the coding sequence ATGAGttctttaaaatatatagaagaAGGAATTAACTCAAACATTAGAGTAGATGGGAGAACTTTATTAACATACAGAACAAtcgaaataaataaaagtattttAGTATCAGCAGATGGAAGTAGTAGTGTTATGAATGAAGAAAACAATGTAATTTGTGGAATAAAACTTTCATTATTACCTCCCGAACAGCATTCAATCGATGAAGGGTTTGTTAATTTACAAATTGATTGTCCAGCTTCTGTAGCTTCaaatagaataaaaaaagagcATTTGCAAATTATGACATCCATTATTTATGatttatgcataaaaaataatattgataaaaaaaaattgtgtGTTTTACCTTCAAAATTTGTTTGGGGTATTGATATAAATGTTATGGTTTTAAATGGCGGGGGAGGATTATTAGATATCATCAGCATAGCTATATATGTAGCTTTAAATGATATGAATATTCCTGTTGTTAAAGCACCcaaaaaaattgatgaattaaatatgtttCATAATACAAAAAGTAAAGAATATGAACTCGAAATTgttgaaaatgaaaaattaccTTTTCCGTGTGAAAATATTCCTATATGTATTTCAATTggagaaataaataataaatatatttatgatatGTCAAAAATCGAGGAAGAGCTTGTTGAAAATGTTTTTGTTGTTGCAGTTACATCAAGTGGTAAGTGTGTAGCttttcataaattatatggTATATCAATGGAAGTATCttctatattaaatatgtcAGAAAATTCAGTAAAAATTTCACAAAAtcttttcaaaaaaattaatgaagCAATTGATAAAATACAAACCAATACCATTCATGcctaa
- a CDS encoding mitochondrial ribosomal protein L49 precursor, putative gives MNIFKFIYMPKLYFSIYNEYLNTYRKKINKIPFSIRRTASDNLPVFLKYKNNKNIVVTVIRKIKGNKEILKKEIEAICNINVIEKPDCFMIKGNHKKKIKDYFKYIGY, from the exons atgaacattttcaagtttatatatatgcctaaattatattttagtATTTATAATGAATATCTAAACACATACAGaaagaaaattaataaaattccTTTTTCTATAAGAAGAAcag caTCCGATAATTTGCCAGTTTTTctaaaatacaaaaataataaaaacatcGTCGTTACAGttataagaaaaattaaaggaAACAAAGAG attttaaaaaaggaaatcGAAGCAATTTGTAACATCAACGTTATTGAAAAGCCGGATTGCTTTATGATAAAAGGAAATCACAAGAAGAAGATAAAAGAC tattttaaatatattggcTATTGA
- a CDS encoding ABC transporter B family member 5, putative — MGNNLCKLKKTNLFIIKFLSDVYKNAYKNICSNIFVSTLGNGVSKFFSDFMNKCSLLKIWGKHNDINDFNNNKSFSQKNDNYLFRALYEMTNYEKTLLSISLVFLGINAITNLNYPKIMGECLEGENFKFCRPNVIVKILQKLNILEKFKLNSNKSLSAILYFLPYFICGGIASYFRIYFTNKCIKKIEYRLKKQVHNKIISETDENFKKYKSNDYLVNCLFNEIQFSSKELITSITQMLRYINSIVGGIMSMCLISPYLTKFCIFIVPTYGFCILIILKKLKKIKIEINNFEEKQMERFSDSLQKKNIITIFGNEYYENQHFSKIINLTEKEHQKYINSESMFYSFLNIGTNLVICTILSFGKIELNNNRITHGQLVSFIAYSSMLGLGIVGILKLKKDVNLLKLSIKKIYDILDFSPQINNNTTSFNNQLSNKTINSVCDKIDDISLSNINLNNIIQLENSIQNDDIVEKNNIICEQIQGSIKFENINFTYNKFDQDKKLILKNINFEIKKNEKIAIIGKSGSGKSTIWKLLTREYEYEGNIYIDNFNIKNFDKTYLKKSILSITEQECCILNRSLYENIVYALLPTKVSDPKGTKYLLLENIGDLGRLDNELKANISNNTNNANNKNHYDKLNNCTDKFTTIENKLNEKNFINNKLEDIQNYNYMLLEKYGDKINTINSTIDILCKELNLNDFINSMPQNILTNVNNNSMSSGQKQRISIIRSLMKNSYIYIFDEITSFLDESNIDKVYNLIHTLIPDKTIIYITHSLKHLKEMDKIIIIDQGTISAIGTYQELNNHPLFLEIFSL, encoded by the coding sequence ATGGGGAATAACCTTTgtaagttaaaaaaaacaaatttattcattataaaatttttaagtgatgtttataaaaatgcatataaaaatatttgtagtAACATATTTGTCAGCACATTAGGAAACGGAGTAagcaaatttttttcagatTTTATGAACAAATGCAGTTTGCTAAAAATATGGGGAAAACATAATGACATAAatgattttaataataataaatctttctcacaaaaaaatgataactATTTATTTCGAGCTTTGTATGAAATGACTAACTATGAAAAAACATTGTTGTCAATATCTTTAGTATTTTTAGGAATTAATGCAATTactaatttaaattatccTAAAATTATGGGAGAATGTTTAGAAGgtgaaaattttaaattttgtcGACCCAATgttattgtaaaaatattacaaaaattaaatattttagaaaaatttaaattaaattctAATAAAAGTTTAAGTGCtatattatactttttaccatattttatatgcgGTGGAATAGCATCATATTTtcgtatttattttacaaataaatgtataaaaaaaattgaatataGATTGAAAAAACAAGttcataataaaataattagtGAAActgatgaaaattttaaaaaatataaatctaATGATTATTTAGTAAACTGTCTATTTAATGAAATACAATTTTCTTCAAAAGAACTCATAACATCTATTACACAAATGCTACGATATATAAATTCTATTGTTGGTGGTATAATGTCTATGTGTTTAATTTCTCcatatttaacaaaattttgtatatttatcgTTCCAACTTATGGGTTTtgtattttaattattttaaaaaaattaaaaaaaattaaaatagaaataaataattttgaagaaaaacaaatggAAAGATTTTCAGATtctttacaaaaaaaaaatattataacaatatttggaaatgaatattatgaaaatcagcatttttcaaaaattattaatttgacAGAAAAAGAacatcaaaaatatattaattcaGAATCTATGTTTTATTCCTTTTTAAACATTGGAACTAATTTAGTAATCTGTACTATTCTAAGTTTTGGAAAAATAGAACTTAATAATAATCGAATAACACATGGTCAACTTGTATCTTTTATTGCTTATAGTAGTATGCTTGGTTTAGGAATTGTTGGTATTTTAAAACTTAAGAAAGatgttaatttattaaaattaagcataaaaaaaatttacgATATTTTGGATTTTTCAccacaaataaataataacacTACTAGTTTTAATAACCAACTTTCAAACAAAACAATTAATTCAGTGTGCGATAAAATAGATGATATATCTTTATCTAATATAAacttaaataatattatacaatTAGAAAATTCAATTcaaaatgatgatatagttgaaaaaaataatattatttgtgaACAAATTCAAGGGAgtataaaatttgaaaatataaattttacatataataaatttgatcaagataaaaaattaatattaaaaaatataaattttgaaataaaaaaaaatgaaaaaatagcTATCATAGGAAAAAGTGGATCAGGAAAATCAACCATATGGAAATTGTTAACTAGGGAATATGAATATGAAggtaatatttatatagacaattttaatattaaaaattttgataaaactTATTTAAAGAAAAGTATATTATCTATAACTGAGCAAGAATGTTGTATACTGAATAGATccttatatgaaaatattgtttatgCATTATTACCAACAAAGGTATCAGATCCAAAAGGTACGAAATATTTACTATTAGAAAATATTGGGGACCTTGGAAGGTTAGACAATGAACTAAAAGCAAACATTTCGAATAACACAAATAatgcaaataataaaaatcattATGACAAACTAAACAATTGTACAGACAAATTCACTACAATtgaaaacaaattaaacgaaaaaaatttcataaataataaactagaagatatacaaaattataattatatgctattagaaaaatatggagataaaataaatacaattaATTCAACAatagatatattatgtaaagaattaaatttaaatgattttataaattcaatgccacaaaatatattaactaATGTTAACAATAATTCAATGTCTTCTGGACAGAAACAAAGAATATCTATTATACGATctttaatgaaaaatagttacatatatatattcgaTGAAATTACTTCATTTTTAGACGAATCCAATATAGATAAAGTATATAATCTTATTCATACATTGATACCAGATaaaactattatatatatcacaCATTCGttaaaacatttaaaagaaatggataaaattattattattgatCAGGGTACTATATCAGCTATAGGAACTTATCAAGAACTTAATAACCATCCATTATTCTTAGAGATATTTTCtctataa
- a CDS encoding cytochrome c oxidase subunit ApiCOX14, putative, translated as MNIAKIFPSQSNILAKAKIGKLLNIGNNGMPMSTLTNVQNKKLIYVNKPVHGGMIYWKCRDMINTIKKKTKRCARYLELNHDFGRSTLVGVPKTSYDPKNNIIYIQMDNEEWAGIGSKVMLNISMNILFYLHISFWIYFIYYRMLVNNKLNVFSKWKDAE; from the exons ATGAATATAGCTAAAATATTTCCCTCTcaatcaaatattttagcTAAAGCCAAAATTGGCAAATTGCTGAATATAGGAAACAATGGAATGCCAATGAGTACATTGACTAAtgtacaaaataaaaaattaatatatgttaataaaCCTGTACATGGGGGTATGATATATTGGAAATGTAGAGATATGATAAATacaattaaaaagaaaacaaaaagatGTGCAAGGTATTTAGAACTAAATCATGATTTTGGAAGATCAACATTAGTCGGAGTTCCCAAAACAAGTTATGatccaaaaaataatattatttatattcaaatGGATAACGAAGAATGGGCAG gTATAGGAAGTAAGGTTATGTTAAACATATCTATGaacattttgttttatttgcatatatCCTTTtggatttattttatatattatagaaTGCTAgtaaataacaaattaaatGTTTTTAGCAAATGGAAAGATGCCGAATAA
- a CDS encoding nucleolar complex protein 2, putative, which produces MTEVTVADTPCEEVAKIEEEKRNDDIEKEELTVKKKKNSKLNKKRKMCSVVKETKMKKKKKEKKEKKKKKNEDEEVGEDEAEVEVDEGIEEMEYDDITELENFCKKYNIDNENSSSDEDMENPNDELLLGDEDGQNGERTIDINYVHNFLESINKKVRLNKVVKLLAIFEDALNLYHIEEIDDGYSKMKTNNSNEQNDNANNEENKTMKKKKRNKKGDNNKKRNFRMNVDTSVYIIFNVLYNINNIFYNIMNDGNLNINIISLNDIKNNKIVESEYENNEKDMNKSDIIYDLENMSKYKHINRYTPCIIYFFNKIIVQLNKLKNCNDIFLSILKIIKRKENLRWVVILNYGKIFLKKISHLFIFSKKSEIYFLLYILIQNMFQLYNERKRIIFTNLSKTKYEDENNQIKNTYDMEKLLYGIYQHIFQTYLTHYGPKSDNIINWNHIHFKENCLVELFTYLSHDVAYNIAFRYIQLIIQKIREEFKIVFDEKRNEKCKEKKNKLEKNIKTKYLYLEQLRLHTPQMIIILKFLMKVTKQCDNLNILTYGLTTLIIGILKMKINNMRYLPFNLQLINFLIRIMEDKKKYIPLFSYLACILNGLKNYKNNKNVSKDQKTRLVIENFDINSNVQIDEKLISDFSISYQIYDKIYVILFDYIGLIANHISFPEFFFAIENFFKKYYLECQVPTFKSQIKKLLTHAKSSIDFILNKRKYINIYTIHDKMTYFENEKLPLSTQRLTILENYENSYLEKIKAKLSGMENIKNADSDDDNNSDLEKEQKEKKTKKNKNKKNKKNKKTGKNNNGDNKNDDNNDPGVEKNGNLNALSKEDKVEEFSLSSEDENTK; this is translated from the coding sequence ATGACTGAAGTAACTGTAGCAGATACTCCTTGTGAAGAGGTGGCGAAAATcgaagaagaaaaaagaaatgatGATATAGAAAAAGAGGAATTGacagtaaaaaaaaagaaaaatagcaaactgaataaaaaaagaaaaatgtgCTCTGTGGTAAAGGAaacaaaaatgaagaaaaaaaaaaaagaaaaaaaagaaaaaaaaaaaaaaaaaaacgaggATGAAGAAGTTGGCGAAGATGAAGCTGAAGTTGAAGTTGACGAGGGTATAGAAGAAATGGAATATGATGATATTACAGAATTAGAAAATTtttgcaaaaaatataatatagataatgaaaatagttCTAGTGATGAGGATATGGAAAATCCAAATgatgaattattattaggtGATGAAGATGGGCAAAATGGTGAAAGAACAattgatataaattatgttcataattttttagaatctattaataaaaaagttagATTAAATAAAGTTGTTAAATTGCTAGCTATTTTTGAAGATGCTctaaatttatatcatattgAAGAAATAGATGATGGATATTCCAAAATGAAAACTAACAATAGtaatgaacaaaatgataatgCGAATAATgaggaaaataaaacaatgaaaaaaaaaaaacgtaataaaaaaggagaCAATAACAAGAAAAGGAACTTTCGAATGAATGTAGATACAtcagtatatataatattcaatgtattatataatataaataatatattttacaatattatGAATGATGGTAATTTAAAcatcaatattatatctcttaatgatataaaaaataataaaatagttgaaagtgaatatgaaaataatgaaaaagataTGAACAAGTcagatataatatatgatttagaaaatatgaGTAAATACAAACATATTAATCGTTACACAccatgtattatatatttctttaataaaattatagttcaattaaataaattaaaaaattgtaatgatatatttttaagtatattaaaaataataaaaagaaaagaaaatttaagGTGGGttgtaatattaaattatggaaaaatatttttaaaaaaaatttcacatttatttattttttcaaaaaaaagtgaaatatattttcttttatatatattgatccaaaatatgtttcaattatataatgaaagaaaaagaattatatttacaaatttGTCAAAAACTAAATATgaagatgaaaataatcaaataaagaataCATATGATatggaaaaattattatatggaATATATcaacatatttttcaaacaTATTTAACACACTATGGACCTAAATCAGacaatataattaattggaatcatatacattttaaagaaaattgtTTGGTAgaattatttacatatttatctCATGATGttgcatataatattgcCTTTAGATATATTCAATTAATTATCCAAAAGATTAGAGAAGAATTTAAAATAGTGTTTGAcgaaaaaagaaatgaaaaatgtaaagaaaaaaaaaacaaacttgaaaagaatataaaaacaaagtatttatatttggaACAATTACGTCTTCATACACCTCAAATGATTATCATTTTGAAGTTCTTAATGAAAGTTACAAAACAATgtgataatttaaatatattaacatatGGTTTAACAACATTAATTATTggaatattaaaaatgaaaataaataatatgagaTATTTACCATTTAATCTacaattaattaattttttaattcgtATAATGgaagacaaaaaaaaatacatcccattattttcttatttagcttgtatattaaatggattaaaaaattataaaaataataaaaatgtttcaAAAGACCAAAAAACACGATTAGtaattgaaaattttgaCATTAATTCGAATGTACAAAttgatgaaaaattaatttcagatttttcaatatcttatcaaatatatgataaaatatatgttatattatttgattatATTGGGTTAATTGCAAATCACATTTCCTTTcctgaatttttttttgctattgaaaatttttttaaaaaatattacttAGAATGTCAAGTACCTACATTTAAATCTCagattaaaaaattgttaactCATGCAAAAAGTTCAAtcgattttattttaaacaaaagaaaatatattaatatatatactatacATGATAAAATGacatattttgaaaatgaaaaattaccATTGTCAACTCAAAGACTAACTATATtagaaaattatgaaaatagttatttggaaaaaattaaggCAAAATTGAGTGGcatggaaaatataaagaatgCTGATAGCGACGACGATAATAACAGCGATTTGGAAAAAGAacaaaaagagaaaaaaacgaaaaaaaataaaaacaaaaaaaataagaaaaataagaaaacaggtaaaaataacaatggCGATAACAAgaatgatgataataacgATCCAGGAGTCGAgaaaaatggaaatttGAATGCACTATCCAAGGAAGATAAAGTGGAAGAATTCTCATTATCTAGTGAAGACGAAAATACTAAGTGA
- a CDS encoding secreted ookinete protein, putative — MILTLFPTMNIKNKLFLICIYFFILRSAYAENLNDVENKFSGKITNRSKRNNTETNKSFYVNKKSNENSNSKGNSTNTLKLNEAIINKFNKRKNGDQDTTERKQIIRKKDLSRQKKGQTNTSFIIKSNDDTKINSKKETSFNQNNFRNKPQTDNNVKNTLERDDTDINVINIENNDGKKLYDNNNDINNIEYISSENLDYSSEDTSDGLLNMDDLYKYADEDLISDDITEEETIDNLFEDSMPLYNNFDKIYDKHVDFSLTKDAKKIDIDVFNSHKNDAHLKESIKNRITKNKNINDKTISSKNTNIKKKTTSNAISDNQIISKPNKTIKKNIPESRMTPLNGLNNGSTHSIGNKKSNVSKYRGNQPLNKERKENNNTNHKNKIDGLHNKGNDRIVRQNDTNNITIKEDFSKINTTKNDKNSISNIDGSKKIDKIVKDETKSIGEIININIAFNPMTQNKNRKLGKNEKKKHTDIRNISRKGKASRTNNNSAKHVTKNNNLSVNSFDDKVETDKYQHKNLENKNHIQKNVMHNKKGKHMINPLPDETANDINKNKHDISISIEVPKEMGKIKIPSKIVEQIKKGNNMNKESFIYINSQSDNGNDNNGENIETENNDTNYDEEKNQNDGTKYGTNESFIPKNMEVTNLNTENKLVIEKEKEDKNLERYGHEDNAENVEYGEHPLITKKKNIIKNSRKIYNLKLYNCSYIDDWDLNNEYIDEEGKLVKLSGYVFQNVVNSDSMPTANITDWKLKGSCDHDKYICGALKYMNNIYNKGERVIFDGKIYEATSDAYGNPKELANAWIDKTSDCYNF, encoded by the coding sequence ATGATCCTCACATTATTTCCTACAAtgaacataaaaaataaattatttctaatttgtatatatttctttatattgCGAAGTGCATATGctgaaaatttaaatgatgTAGAGAATAAATTTTCTGGAAAGATAACAAATAGGagtaaaagaaataatacggaaacaaataaatccttttatgtaaataaaaaatcaaatgaAAATTCCAATTCAAAGGGAAACTCAACTAATACATTGAAATTAAATGAGGcaattataaacaaatttaataaaagaaaaaatggaGACCAAGATACTACAGaaagaaaacaaataattcGTAAAAAAGATTTATCACGTCAAAAAAAGGGTCAGACAAATACcagttttattataaaaagtaaCGACGATACCAAAATAAATTCTAAAAAGGAAACAAGTtttaatcaaaataattttcgtAATAAGCCTCAAACTgataataatgtaaaaaacACATTAGAGCGTGATGATACAGATATTAATGTGattaatatagaaaataatgatggTAAAAAGTTATacgataataataatgatataaataatatcgAATATATCAGTAGTGAAAATTTGGATTATTCAAGTGAAGACACATCAGATGGTCTGCTAAATATGGATGATTTGTACAAATATGCCGATGAAGATTTAATAAGTGATGATATTACAGAGGAAGAAACCATTGATAATTTGTTTGAAGACAGTATGccattatataataattttgataaaatatacgATAAACATGTGGATTTTTCTCTAACTAAAGatgctaaaaaaatagatataGATGTTTTTAATTCACATAAAAATGATGCTCACTTAAAAgaaagtataaaaaataggattactaaaaataaaaatatcaatgATAAAACGATTAGTTCTAAAAATACGAAcattaagaaaaaaacaactTCGAATGCCATAAGTGATAATCAGATAATTTCTAAGCCAAATAAAacgataaaaaaaaatatcccAGAAAGCAGAATGACTCCTCTTAATGGATTAAACAATGGTAGTACGCATTCtattggaaataaaaagagTAATGTGTCTAAATATCGTGGTAATCAACCCCTTAATAAggaaagaaaagaaaataataatactaaccataaaaataaaattgatgGACTACATAATAAGGGAAATGATAGAATAGTTAGACAAAATGATACCAATAATATTACAATTAAAGAAGATTTTAGTAAAATAAACACAACAAAAAACGATAAAAATAGCATATCTAATATAGATGgctcaaaaaaaattgataaaattgtaaaagATGAAACAAAATCAATAGGAGAAATCATAAACATAAACATTGCATTTAATCCGATGactcaaaataaaaatagaaagttgggaaaaaatgagaaaaaaaaacatactGATATTCGAAACATAAGTAGAAAAGGAAAGGCGTCAcgaacaaataataatagtgcTAAACATGTTaccaaaaataataatttgagTGTAAACTCATTTGATGATAAAGTTGAAACAGATAAGTATcaacataaaaatttagaaaacaaaaaccatatacaaaaaaatgtaatgcACAATAAAAAGGGAAAGCATATGATTAACCCTTTACCAGATGAAACTGCaaatgatattaataaaaataagcatGATATATCGATCTCTATTGAGGTTCCAAAAGAAATgggtaaaataaaaatccCAAGTAAAATTGTggaacaaattaaaaaaggaaataatatgaataaggaaagttttatatatataaattcaCAAAGTGACAATggaaatgataataatggaGAAAATATTGAAACAGAGAATAATGATACAAATtatgatgaagaaaaaaatcaaaatgaTGGAACAAAGTATGGTACGAATGAGTCATTCATTCCGAAGAATATGGAAGTGACCAATCTAAATACAGAAAATAAACTAGtaattgaaaaagaaaaagaagataaaaatttggAGCGCTATGGTCATGAGGATAATGCAGAAAATGTAGAATATGGTGAACATCCTttaattacaaaaaaaaaaaatataataaaaaattctcgtaaaatatataatttaaaattatataattgttcCTATATAGACGATTGggatttaaataatgaatatattgaTGAAGAAGGAAAGTTAGTTAAATTAAGTGGGTATGTTTTTCAAAATGTTGTAAATTCAGATTCTATGCCTACTGCAAATATAACAGATTGGAAATTAAAAGGTTCTTGTGAccatgataaatatatatgtggtgctttaaaatatatgaataatatatataataaaggaGAAAGAGTTATATTCGATGGAAAGATATATGAAGCGACTAGTGATGCATATGGCAATCCTAAGGAATTGGCAAATGCATGGATTGACAAAACAAGTGATTGTTAcaatttttga
- a CDS encoding mitotic-spindle organizing protein 1, putative has product MGDKEAKKEAIEIIYEIANILNVNLDKETIVILIQLCEYGVSPKILSHIIIQLKKEREKFLQNVSNNMENLKQGNA; this is encoded by the coding sequence atggGAGATAAGGAAGCAAAAAAGGAAGCTattgaaataatttatgaaatTGCGAATATTCTAAATGTAAACTTAGATAAAGAAACaattgttattttaataCAATTATGTGAATATGGTGTCAGTCCTAAAATACTTTctcatataattattcaattgaaaaaagaaagagaAAAGTTTTTACAAAATGTAAGTAACAATATGGAAAATTTGAAACAAGGAAATGCCTAA